The Vibrio aphrogenes genomic interval GGCTTTTTGGATATTGGTTGATAGCATGCTGAGATCTCATAGTTGAACAACTGGATATTATCACAGTGGTTTAACTAAGTAATCTTTGATTTCTTCTATAAATGGCTGGGTATTTTTACAAATATTAAGGATTGAGCCTTTTTACCTACAAGTTCATTTGAATCTATTACTGCTTAAAATTCATCCTATCGTAAAACTCTTGTCATTAAAAATAAGATCAAAGTCACAAATTAATGCATAAATACCAGCTCAGCATGACGATTGTATGATTTGTGTTCGTTTTGGGGTTTTATTCTGTAAAATTAGCTATTTTTATGTTTTATAAACGTTAAATTTATATTTTTTTAGTTTTATAGACTGCTTTTTAGCTTTTAGATTAAGTGTTTGAGTATGAGTTTTCTTGTTTTATTAGGGTTTTCTTAAGAAATTTAATTAATATAAGTCATTGAAATTAAATGATTATATGAATTTTTTTTGATGCGCTTTACATTTTTTTATTTAATTTGACAGTTTTGGGGAACTTATAGCAATCTTTGTGTGCGAATCAGATGTACTACTTATGAGCAGGCAGCTCGGAAGTAACAAATAAAAAAGAAAGGAATCCCAAAGGGAATTTCAATTTAATAAAAGGCAGTGGATTATTATGAAAAAATCGCTTTTAGCGCTTGCTGTTACAGCAGCCGCATTTACAGGTGCAGCGAATGCTGCTGAAATCTATAAAACAGATGACGCTTCAGTTAACTTTTATGGTCAACTTCGTACTGAGCTAAAGTGGAATGATGTTGAAGATAAAAACCCAGAACTAAGCTCTGGTTCATCTCGTACAGGTATCGATGGTTCATATAAAGTTAATGATAATCTGTCTGTTCTGGGCCTTGTAGAAGTATCTGTTGATGAAGATAGCGACATGTACGTCCGTCAACACATTTTTGGTCTTTCGGGTGATTTCGGTACTATCAAATTTGGTAAACAATTTACTATTTCTGATGATATTTATGGTGCTGATTACTCATACTTCTACGGTGGTTCTGCACTTCGTTACTGGACGATTTCAGATGCAGTTAACGATGCAATGGTTAAGTATGTTTTCGAAGCGGATAACTTCTGGTTGCAAGCGGACTATGGTCTACCAAATAATGGTGACAACCAAGAGCTTGGTGAATTGTTCGTTGGTACTTCACTTGGTGATTTAAATCTTCACATTGGTGGTGGTTATAACCGTTCAGAAGATATTCTAGATAGTGCTGGCAACAATACTGGTGTTTCTTTAAAGAACTCTTATGGTCAAGCAACTGCTGAATATAATTATGGTAAAGGTGTGATTGGCTTTACATATTATTACGCTAAGCTAGAGACTGAAAATGCAACGAATATTTCAGTAGAAGAAAATGGTTATTCTTTAGCCGCAACTTATGAGTGGGCTGATAATGCAACAGCTTATGCAGGTTATGAATTAACTACTCATGATTCAGATGCTATTGAGCTAAAAGATTCAACTGTTGTTTATGTGGGCTCAGATTACTTCTTAACTGATTGGGCTCGCGTATACCTAGAAGTTGCATACTTAGATGGTGATACATTAGGTTACGGTGCTGGTGGTGCAGAAGGTACAGCAATTTCTCCTTCTTCTGCAGATGACCAATATAATGTTGGCTTAGGTGCTCGTTTCTACTGGTAATATTCTTTAATCCTAATAGAAATTACACAAAAACCCAGTTTAATCGCTGGGTTTTTTTATTTCCTCCCAGCAAACGGTTGCTATCAATTGTTATATTGATGTAATGAAAATAGATGTCTACAATTCACTTCCCTGTTCATAACTTATACGATTAAAATGAAATTCCCCGGCCAACGTAAATCTAAACATTACTTTCCTGTTGATGCTCGTGATCCTTTAGTCAGCCAAGCGCAAGAAAGCAAACAAATGTCACTTACTCATATTATTGGGATCGATCAAACTTTGGTGGATATTGAAGCTAAAGTCAGCGATGAGTTTCTCGAAAAATATCAATTGAGTAAAGGTCATTCGTTAGTGATTGATGATGATAAAGCAGAAGCACTTTATAACGAATTAAAGCAATTTGACTTAATTTCCGATGAGTTTGCTGGTGGAACGATTGGCAATACGTTACACAATTACTCTGTGCTTGCTGATGATAAATCAACCTTATTAGGAGTGATGAGTAATAATATTAAGATTGGTAGTTATGGATATCGATATTTGTGTAATACATCAAGCCGTATGGATTTAAATTATCTACAAGGCGTAGAGGGTGCGATTGGACGTTGTTTTGCATTGATAAGTGAGAATGGTGAGCGAACTTTTGCGATTAGCGAAGGTAAAATGAATCAATTATTGCCAAGCTCTATTCCTGAATCGATTTTTGAAAATGCTTCCGCTTTAGTGCTGACTGCCTATCTTGTCCGATGTAAACCAGGCGATCCTATGCCAGATGCGACAATGAAAGCGATTGAATATGCGAAGAAATATAACGTACCTGTGGTACTGACCTTGGGTACTAAATTTGTGATTCAAGATGACCCTGATTATTGGCGACAGTTTATACAAGATAATGTGTCGGTATTAGCCATGAATGAAGAAGAAGCTGAAGCATTAACCGGGGAACATGACCCGTTATTAGCTTCTGATATGGCGTTAAGTTGGGTTGATTTAGTGTTATGTACAGCAGGCCCTGTGGGTTTATACATGGCTGGATATACTGAGAATGAAGCTAAACGTCAAACTAGCTTGCCTTTGTTACCCGGTGCCATTGCAGAGTTCAATCAATATGAATTCAGTCGTCCAACAATACGTAGCCAATGTAAACAACCGATCAAAGTTTACTCACATATTGCCCCTTATATGGGTGGGCCAGAAAAGATTAAGAATACGAATGGGGCAGGTGATGCGGCATTAGCGGCAATATTGCATGATATGGCTGCGAATAAATATCATAAAGAAAACATTCCTAATTCAAGTAAGCATGAATATCCATTTTTAACCTATTCCTCGTTTTCACAAGTGTGCAAATACGCCAATCGGGTTAGCTATGAGGTATTAGCTCAGCACTCACCACGACTTTCACGTGGATTGCCAGAAAAAGAAGACAGTTTAGAAGAGGCTTATTGGGAAAGGTAATGGTGTTTATTTAAGTCATTTGAATAAAAAATGGAGTCACAAGAGACTCCATTTTTATTTTCATTTGTTAATAATGAATCATTACTTGATTAGGAAATCATCGATTGATTTACCGGCATCTAACGCTTCTTGGATAGCTGAAGGGGTACGACCTTGGCCAGTCCAAGTTTTACGCTCACCGTCTAACATGTATTCATATTTTGCTGGACGTGGTTGACGCTTTTTACGTGTTTTTGTTTTTGCATCAGTACCATTCATTGCCGCAATTAATTCTTCTAAATCAATACCATCTTTTGCGATCATTTGAGCATATTCAGCAAGTTTCGCTTCACGTTCTGCTTGTTCTGCTAATTCTTTTTCTTCAATTTCTTTTCTTTCTTCGACAACAATAGTGAGTTTTTCAAGTAACTCTTCTACTTCCTGTAATGTAAATTCGTCGCGAGTGAATGCACGAAGACTACGAATATTTAAAAGCGCTGATTTTTTGATTTCCGACATATGGGATCCCTTACGATAAATTGCCTAAATTGATTCAGTAATAATATGCTTATAAGCAAAATTTAACTAATTTTATATTCGATATCTTTTTTAGTCAAAAATATATTTATATTATTTAAAATTTACGGTTGATATTTGATTTTTAACATCAACATTATTGATGTTAATTAACATATAAATTAATCAGTTTTATAGGACCAAGTTGATTAAAATAAGTTCCAATAAAAAATCATATTCGACATTTATCTTGCCATTTGATTTTTCATCATTACAATGACCCAAATCTTGCTAGAACCCTTTGTAAATAGGCTGTGAGTTAGCGATTTACAAGGTGAATGTTTTAGTCTGATGTAGAGGTGCAGTATTTAATAGTAATACACTTTAGGGTGATGCCAGTGAGAGTGTAGGAAAGGAAATATTGCCGAAGTGAGCGCTAACTGGTGCTATTAGTTGGTTACGGTTTATCAAAGCCACTCGCTGGGGTTACATTGAATAAGTGTAACACTGCCATAGTTTGCATATTGATGTGTTTAGGTCAATGTGTGGTTTTTTTCAGCTATGGAGCGCTACTGTAGACCTATGAAAGTAATGACTTTCAACGTTTATCAACAAGATTTTTTATTGTTTTACGATCGATTTCTTCAACAATATCCTTTCTGCAGTAGATCTCTAACCAATTTTGGTTTATTTGATCATGAATTTAATTGATTATACTTCTTCTGCCGCGGCGCTCTTGCCACCGGCCCTTGCCCTTACCATGGCGGTCTTGACCAGACGTGTTTTATTGTCATTGGGTTTAGGGATCATCCTTGGAGCGTTACTACTGACGAACTTTTCTTTGCTTGATACCGTGAGCTATACCAGCTCAACAGTGATTGGTGTTTTTGCAAGTGATGGTCAGTTGAATTGGGGCAGCATTTTTATCCTACTTTTCCTTATTCTGCTCGGAATGATGACAGCATTATTGACCTTGTCTGGCGGTACTTATGCTTTTGCAGATTGGGCCCAAAAGCGTATTAAAAGTAAACGTGGGGCTAAGTTATTAGCTGCATGGTTAGGGGTGTTTATCTTTATTGATGACTACTTTAACAGCTTAGCAGTAGGGGCGATCTCTCGGCCGGTTACAGATCGCTTTATGGTGTCTCGTTCTAAATTAGCCTATATCTTAGATTCTACCGCAGCACCAATGTGTGTCATTATGCCAGCCTCCAGTTGGGGGGCTTATATAATGACCGTAGTGAGCGGTATATTAATATCTCATGGTATTACCGAATATTCTGCTCTGGGTGCCTATATGCGTTTAGTTCCTATGAATTATTATGCTATTTTTGCTTTAGTCATGGTATTTGCTGTTGTTTGGTTTGATTTAAATATTGGATCAATGCGACGTCATGAAATTTCAGCTACCCAAGGTAAAAAAGATGATAAAGATGAAAATGCGATTGATTTGAGTGAAGAATCGGAAATTAATGAAAGTAAAAACGGTTCTGTCTCTTATTTAATTATTCCTATTATTGCTTTAATCGCAGCCACAATCTATTTCATGATTAATTCGGGAGCACAAGCGTTATCCGAAAGTGGTCAGTCTTTTTCTATTTTAAAAGCATTTGAAAACACGAATGTTGGTCAATCTTTATTTTATGGCGCAATAATTGGTCTTGGTTGTGCATTAGCGACAGTGTTTAAACAAAATATTCCGTTAAAAGATATTCTAATGACACTGTGGATTGGTGCGAAATCTATGTTTGGCGCAATTTGGATTCTTGCGTTTGCATGGACCATTGGCGCGGTGATTAAAGATATTGGTACTGGTGCTTATTTATCTACTCTAGTTGAAGGTAATATCGACGTACATTTGCTGCCTGTCTTACTCTTTCTTTTGTCTGGTGTTATGGCTTTTTCGACCGGCACCTCTTGGGGTACGTTTGGTATCATGTTGCCGATTGCTGGAGATCTAGCTGGAGCGACCGATCTTGCTTTGATGTTACCGATGTTGAGTGCAGTATTAGCTGGTTCAGTATTTGGTGATCATTGCTCACCAATTTCAGATACTACGATTTTATCGTCGACTGGTGCGCGCTGTAATCATATTGATCACGTTGCTACACAATTGCCTTATGCTTTAGCTACTGCTCTTGTTTCTTGTGTTGGTTTTATTGTTTTAGGGATAACTGATTCATCGACAATGGGCTTTAGCGCCGCCACGATAGCCTTCATTGTGGTGTGTATTGCTATGTCGATAGTTTCAAAGTCTAAAATGAAAAAAGCCTGTGCTTAATGATTGATATTAATGATTAATGTTGATGAAGTATTGAAAAGCTGAGCGTGCCTATGCTCGGTTTTTTTTTGCTCTTGATTTCATCTTGTTATCACTTAGGCTGAAATTTAAAAATAATTAAAATAAAGGGTTGAAAATTATCATCAGCTTAGTTAGTGTGAAGCTATAGAAACTGATTGAGAAAGTGAAAATACATGCGCACATTTGATATGAACATTCATCATCACCATCATCCTGTAATATCTTGCGGGTGAGTGTGTGCATCCGGAAGATATCTCTTCCGGCGCTGAATCAGTGACAAGATTCAAACCCTCGGAAGAGTTTTCTCTCCGGGGGTTTTTTCATTTAGGGACCTTAACATTGAATACTCAATTTCATTTTGAGTGTTTATTGAATCAAAGTTATAAAACAGGGATAGAAAAATGCAAAATAAACGTCTTCGAATTGCCATTCAGAAAAAAGGTCGCTTGAGTAAAGAATGCCAAGATTTACTCAAAAAGTGTGGTGTGAAATTCAATATTGCGGGTGAGCGTTTAGTGGTGCATTCAGAAAATATGCCATTAGATTTATTGTTAGTTCGTGATGATGATATCCCAGGTTTAATTATGGATGGAGTTGTCGATCTTGGTTTTATTGGTGAAAACGAGCTGGAAGAAGTACGTTTGGATCGTAAAGCGGAAGGTTCACCTTGTGAATTTACGACATTGCGCCGCTTAGACTTTGGTGGTTGTCGCCTATCGATTGCTATTGATAAAGATGAAACTTACCGTGGCCCACAAGATTTAGCTGGAAAACGCATCGCCACGACCTACCCACATTTATTAAAAAGCTACATGGATGAGCAAGGCATTAACTTTAGTACCTGTATGCTAACCGGTTCGGTGGAAGTCGCCCCCCGTGCAGGTTTGGCTGATGCGATTGCAGATTTGGTGTCAACTGGCGCAACGTTGGAAGCGAATGGCTTAAAAGAAGTGGAAGTGATTTTCCGCTCTAAGGCTACACTGATTCAACGTAACGGTGAGTTCTCCAATGAACAAACTGTCCTTATCGATAAATTATTAACCCGCATGCAAGGTGTGATTCAAGCAAAAGAGTCGAAATACATCATGCTACATGCACCAAGTGATAAGCTTGAGCAAGTGAAACAACTGCTTCCAGGGGCTGAAGATCCTACGGTGTTGCCATTATCTCAAGAAAAAAATCGTGTAGCGGTTCACCTAGTCAGTACTGAAAACTTATTCTGGGAAACCATGGAAGGCTTAAAAGCATTAGGTGCGAGTTCCATTCTTGTTCTGCCTA includes:
- a CDS encoding porin encodes the protein MKKSLLALAVTAAAFTGAANAAEIYKTDDASVNFYGQLRTELKWNDVEDKNPELSSGSSRTGIDGSYKVNDNLSVLGLVEVSVDEDSDMYVRQHIFGLSGDFGTIKFGKQFTISDDIYGADYSYFYGGSALRYWTISDAVNDAMVKYVFEADNFWLQADYGLPNNGDNQELGELFVGTSLGDLNLHIGGGYNRSEDILDSAGNNTGVSLKNSYGQATAEYNYGKGVIGFTYYYAKLETENATNISVEENGYSLAATYEWADNATAYAGYELTTHDSDAIELKDSTVVYVGSDYFLTDWARVYLEVAYLDGDTLGYGAGGAEGTAISPSSADDQYNVGLGARFYW
- a CDS encoding inosine/guanosine kinase yields the protein MKFPGQRKSKHYFPVDARDPLVSQAQESKQMSLTHIIGIDQTLVDIEAKVSDEFLEKYQLSKGHSLVIDDDKAEALYNELKQFDLISDEFAGGTIGNTLHNYSVLADDKSTLLGVMSNNIKIGSYGYRYLCNTSSRMDLNYLQGVEGAIGRCFALISENGERTFAISEGKMNQLLPSSIPESIFENASALVLTAYLVRCKPGDPMPDATMKAIEYAKKYNVPVVLTLGTKFVIQDDPDYWRQFIQDNVSVLAMNEEEAEALTGEHDPLLASDMALSWVDLVLCTAGPVGLYMAGYTENEAKRQTSLPLLPGAIAEFNQYEFSRPTIRSQCKQPIKVYSHIAPYMGGPEKIKNTNGAGDAALAAILHDMAANKYHKENIPNSSKHEYPFLTYSSFSQVCKYANRVSYEVLAQHSPRLSRGLPEKEDSLEEAYWER
- a CDS encoding H-NS family histone-like protein gives rise to the protein MSEIKKSALLNIRSLRAFTRDEFTLQEVEELLEKLTIVVEERKEIEEKELAEQAEREAKLAEYAQMIAKDGIDLEELIAAMNGTDAKTKTRKKRQPRPAKYEYMLDGERKTWTGQGRTPSAIQEALDAGKSIDDFLIK
- a CDS encoding Na+/H+ antiporter NhaC family protein, translated to MNLIDYTSSAAALLPPALALTMAVLTRRVLLSLGLGIILGALLLTNFSLLDTVSYTSSTVIGVFASDGQLNWGSIFILLFLILLGMMTALLTLSGGTYAFADWAQKRIKSKRGAKLLAAWLGVFIFIDDYFNSLAVGAISRPVTDRFMVSRSKLAYILDSTAAPMCVIMPASSWGAYIMTVVSGILISHGITEYSALGAYMRLVPMNYYAIFALVMVFAVVWFDLNIGSMRRHEISATQGKKDDKDENAIDLSEESEINESKNGSVSYLIIPIIALIAATIYFMINSGAQALSESGQSFSILKAFENTNVGQSLFYGAIIGLGCALATVFKQNIPLKDILMTLWIGAKSMFGAIWILAFAWTIGAVIKDIGTGAYLSTLVEGNIDVHLLPVLLFLLSGVMAFSTGTSWGTFGIMLPIAGDLAGATDLALMLPMLSAVLAGSVFGDHCSPISDTTILSSTGARCNHIDHVATQLPYALATALVSCVGFIVLGITDSSTMGFSAATIAFIVVCIAMSIVSKSKMKKACA
- the hisG gene encoding ATP phosphoribosyltransferase, whose protein sequence is MQNKRLRIAIQKKGRLSKECQDLLKKCGVKFNIAGERLVVHSENMPLDLLLVRDDDIPGLIMDGVVDLGFIGENELEEVRLDRKAEGSPCEFTTLRRLDFGGCRLSIAIDKDETYRGPQDLAGKRIATTYPHLLKSYMDEQGINFSTCMLTGSVEVAPRAGLADAIADLVSTGATLEANGLKEVEVIFRSKATLIQRNGEFSNEQTVLIDKLLTRMQGVIQAKESKYIMLHAPSDKLEQVKQLLPGAEDPTVLPLSQEKNRVAVHLVSTENLFWETMEGLKALGASSILVLPIEKMME